In Spiroplasma chinense, a single window of DNA contains:
- a CDS encoding pyrroline-5-carboxylate reductase family protein translates to MKILFIGTGHMGSAILEQYANKNKDNEIFILNRNLENSKLLAEKNNVRYLTDLTEIKNIKFDIFIIGVRPIDCAKLFESLDEIDISNSLIISMVNALSIESILNSFKNSLNLSVIRMIPNMNAIIGKSLTSYTTFGDNKTLLNCGLEILKSFGKVFEITEDKYPSFVTLTGTSPAYIFEFLKAFEQFGLENNYDHKFLKELIAEQIISTVENWKNNDKETEMLIKEICVPNGSTIAGYNVLLKEKFLETVMKCLNASKEKC, encoded by the coding sequence TTGAAAATACTTTTTATAGGAACTGGTCATATGGGTTCGGCTATTCTTGAACAATATGCAAATAAAAATAAAGATAATGAAATATTTATACTAAATAGAAATCTTGAAAATTCAAAACTTTTAGCAGAAAAAAATAACGTGAGATATTTAACTGATTTAACGGAAATTAAAAATATTAAATTTGATATTTTTATAATAGGGGTAAGACCAATTGATTGTGCCAAGTTATTTGAAAGCTTAGATGAAATAGACATTTCAAATAGTTTAATTATAAGCATGGTAAATGCTTTAAGTATTGAAAGTATATTAAACAGTTTTAAAAACTCTTTAAACCTTTCTGTTATTAGAATGATACCAAACATGAATGCAATAATTGGCAAATCTCTTACAAGTTATACAACTTTTGGAGATAATAAAACTTTATTAAATTGTGGTTTAGAAATTTTAAAATCATTTGGAAAAGTATTTGAGATCACAGAAGACAAGTATCCTTCTTTTGTAACTTTAACAGGAACTTCTCCAGCTTATATTTTTGAATTTCTAAAAGCTTTTGAGCAATTTGGTCTAGAAAATAATTATGATCACAAATTTCTAAAGGAATTAATTGCAGAGCAAATAATAAGTACTGTTGAAAACTGGAAAAATAATGATAAAGAAACAGAAATGTTGATAAAAGAAATTTGCGTTCCAAATGGTTCAACGATTGCAGGATACAATGTACTTTTAAAAGAAAAGTTTTTAGAAACTGTTATGAAATGCTTAAATGCTTCAAAAGAAAAATGTTAA
- a CDS encoding glycoside hydrolase family 1 protein: protein MLNKFPKDFLWGGSTSAYQFEGGWNSDGKGPSTQDVRTNIPEGTTDFKVASDHYHNWKEDVDLMAEMGFKSYRFSISWSRILPKGYGEINEKGVEFYNNLINYLLEKNIEPIITMYHFDLPNALEEKGGWLNRDIISYFENYSKVLFERFGDRVKKWLTINEQNVMIIFGEVVGISFGDKENRLKNTYQVNHHMMMASAKAMIACHEMIKDAKIGPAPNINAIYPNSNHPEDQIAAFNMSVFRNWFYLDCYVKGIYNPLVIKYLEKNNAMFSIEEGDLNTLKHAKPDFIAFNYYSSATAAISQEDDDFNELTNQQKLRSIVGVYKQIKNPNLQKTEFGWEIDPVGLRSTLREIYDRYNLPLLITENGIGGYDELIDGQVNDDYRINYYEKHIEQMLLAINDGVELMGYNPWSAIDLVSTHEGIKKRYGFVYVDRTDDDIKECKRYRKKSFFWYKEFIKNTK, encoded by the coding sequence ATGTTAAATAAGTTTCCAAAAGATTTCCTATGGGGAGGATCTACAAGTGCTTATCAATTTGAAGGAGGTTGAAACAGTGATGGAAAAGGTCCTTCAACTCAAGATGTTAGAACAAACATTCCCGAAGGAACAACTGATTTTAAGGTAGCATCAGATCATTACCATAATTGGAAAGAAGATGTTGATTTAATGGCTGAAATGGGATTTAAATCTTATAGGTTTTCTATTTCTTGGTCAAGAATACTTCCAAAAGGATACGGAGAAATTAATGAAAAAGGTGTAGAGTTTTATAATAATTTAATAAACTACTTATTAGAAAAAAATATAGAACCAATTATTACAATGTATCATTTTGATTTACCAAATGCATTAGAAGAAAAGGGTGGTTGATTAAACAGAGATATAATTTCTTATTTTGAAAATTATTCTAAAGTTCTTTTTGAACGATTTGGAGATAGAGTAAAAAAATGATTAACTATTAATGAACAAAATGTAATGATAATCTTTGGAGAAGTGGTAGGAATTAGTTTTGGCGATAAAGAAAATAGATTGAAAAATACTTATCAAGTAAATCATCATATGATGATGGCTTCAGCAAAAGCTATGATTGCTTGTCATGAAATGATTAAGGATGCAAAGATTGGACCTGCACCAAATATTAATGCCATTTATCCAAATAGTAATCACCCAGAAGATCAAATAGCTGCTTTTAATATGAGTGTCTTTAGAAATTGATTTTACTTGGATTGCTATGTAAAAGGAATTTATAACCCTTTAGTTATTAAATACCTAGAAAAAAATAACGCAATGTTCAGTATTGAAGAAGGCGATCTAAATACTTTAAAACACGCAAAACCTGATTTTATAGCTTTTAACTATTATTCTTCAGCTACTGCTGCAATTTCTCAAGAAGATGATGATTTTAATGAATTAACAAATCAACAAAAATTAAGATCTATTGTTGGTGTTTATAAACAAATTAAAAACCCTAATCTACAAAAGACAGAGTTTGGGTGAGAAATTGATCCGGTTGGTCTAAGAAGTACTTTAAGAGAAATTTATGATAGATATAATTTGCCATTGCTAATAACTGAAAATGGTATTGGTGGTTATGATGAATTAATAGATGGTCAAGTAAATGATGATTATAGAATCAATTACTATGAAAAACACATTGAGCAAATGCTATTGGCTATTAATGATGGTGTTGAATTAATGGGTTACAATCCTTGAAGTGCTATTGATTTGGTATCTACTCATGAAGGAATCAAAAAAAGATATGGTTTTGTATATGTAGATAGAACCGATGATGATATAAAAGAATGTAAAAGATATAGAAAAAAATCCTTCTTCTGATATAAGGAATTTATTAAGAATACAAAGTAA
- a CDS encoding PTS glucose transporter subunit IIA codes for MKVLKVFAPFSGVVQKIEKITDNAFASKALGDGVFIVPDNNVMLSPLEKAKLELIADTKHAYYFQQDEINLLVHVGLETVNLEGRPFKLISSLGDTVNLKTKIVEIDKTEISDNISLETPIVIEVNEFKEYKINFKKDGKRVEQGELLYELEYLKKEVTSDQIVKIDREINKYETIASQILQAIGGVKNQTNVFNCMTRLRFKIINKDLVDEKLIKQISIVKGINWAGEELQIIIGGEVHKVRQECSNLIENKNDQKTIENKKIPFKNKIAPALTSILFPTIPLLIGTGIIGGIQAILVVAGVLKNPSPTLPVSELDIFSVLFYVGSKVGIELIGVAFLYSTVKYLKGETPMAILLALLLTSRYLMGSGWVLFQLFGNDISIKSYESSVLPMIAAGFLVHYMNVWTKKWMPSSIDVVFRTAFVVFSSFLIIMFTVGPFFRIIEQILSKFVMLLGDIPYGLGLGIFAMLWQALVLTGTHVAIVTAISLPMTNEQLPSVMYSALQIAIVGQMGAAIAVAIRTKNNKIKQTAWGGMPGAVFGITEPLIYGVNLRKFWPFIYGSLGALIGGTVGGMFGLAQISRTGTGVMSYIGLGVGKNLIVGLIASLIALTSGFAITVLLYVDRKTEVKEFKKVNKTYINLLLKSKQISKKNEKIIEINDKLAKIGLKIKGENNYKQYEEVLISLSNKEIKLQKMNDKFTFKKDLMFKKAEKLKSVDIEKYNEFAIKYNNFVKGDNFELVENQIKQLNVNLEAEVKKYKNFTDEILKEIYEIIDNKDMKLDKQLTTFVKDKYYNALNIFEINYEINDEKTIDYKVLKLFYKEMKVGKINVK; via the coding sequence ATGAAAGTATTGAAAGTTTTTGCTCCCTTTAGCGGAGTTGTACAAAAAATTGAAAAAATAACCGACAATGCATTTGCAAGTAAAGCTCTAGGAGACGGGGTATTTATAGTACCAGATAACAATGTTATGTTAAGTCCCTTAGAAAAAGCTAAATTAGAATTAATCGCAGATACTAAGCATGCATATTACTTCCAACAAGATGAAATAAATTTATTAGTTCATGTTGGACTTGAAACTGTAAATTTAGAAGGTCGCCCTTTTAAATTGATTAGTAGTCTTGGAGACACTGTTAATCTAAAAACTAAGATTGTAGAAATTGATAAAACTGAAATAAGTGACAATATTTCTTTAGAAACTCCAATTGTTATTGAAGTAAATGAATTCAAAGAATATAAAATTAACTTTAAAAAGGATGGGAAGAGAGTTGAACAGGGAGAATTGCTTTATGAATTAGAGTACTTAAAAAAAGAAGTTACTAGTGATCAAATAGTAAAAATTGACAGAGAAATAAATAAATATGAGACAATCGCTTCGCAAATACTTCAAGCAATTGGTGGTGTTAAAAACCAAACTAATGTTTTTAATTGTATGACGAGATTGCGTTTCAAAATAATTAATAAAGATTTGGTTGATGAAAAGTTAATAAAACAAATTTCCATAGTTAAAGGAATAAATTGAGCTGGTGAAGAATTACAAATTATTATTGGTGGGGAAGTTCATAAAGTTAGACAAGAATGCTCGAACTTGATTGAAAACAAAAATGATCAAAAAACAATTGAAAACAAAAAAATACCATTCAAAAATAAAATTGCACCAGCTTTAACATCTATTTTGTTTCCAACTATTCCTTTATTAATTGGAACAGGAATAATTGGTGGAATACAAGCTATTTTAGTGGTTGCTGGAGTTTTAAAAAATCCTTCACCAACATTACCAGTTAGTGAATTAGATATTTTTAGTGTCTTATTTTATGTTGGGTCTAAAGTGGGTATCGAATTGATAGGGGTTGCATTTCTATACAGTACTGTAAAGTACTTGAAGGGTGAAACGCCTATGGCGATATTGCTAGCTTTATTACTAACAAGTAGATATTTGATGGGTTCTGGTTGAGTATTATTTCAATTATTTGGAAATGATATCTCAATAAAATCTTATGAAAGTTCTGTTTTACCAATGATTGCTGCAGGATTTTTAGTTCATTACATGAATGTTTGAACAAAAAAATGAATGCCTTCATCAATAGATGTTGTATTTAGAACAGCATTTGTAGTATTTTCAAGTTTCTTAATAATTATGTTTACAGTTGGTCCGTTCTTTAGAATTATTGAGCAAATATTATCAAAATTTGTAATGCTTTTAGGTGATATTCCTTATGGTTTAGGTCTTGGTATATTTGCAATGCTATGGCAAGCATTGGTTCTCACAGGAACTCATGTAGCTATTGTAACCGCCATTTCATTGCCAATGACAAATGAACAATTACCATCAGTTATGTATTCAGCTCTACAAATTGCAATAGTAGGACAAATGGGAGCTGCCATAGCTGTAGCTATTAGAACAAAAAATAATAAAATTAAACAAACTGCTTGAGGTGGTATGCCTGGAGCTGTGTTTGGTATAACAGAACCATTGATCTATGGTGTTAACCTTAGAAAGTTCTGACCATTCATTTATGGAAGTCTAGGGGCTTTAATCGGAGGAACAGTTGGAGGAATGTTTGGTTTAGCACAAATTTCTAGAACTGGAACTGGAGTAATGTCATATATTGGATTGGGTGTAGGCAAAAATCTAATTGTTGGACTTATTGCTTCGTTAATTGCTTTAACAAGTGGTTTTGCCATAACAGTTCTTCTTTATGTTGATAGAAAAACTGAAGTTAAAGAATTTAAAAAAGTAAATAAAACTTATATAAATTTATTATTAAAAAGTAAACAAATTTCTAAAAAAAATGAAAAAATTATTGAAATAAATGATAAATTAGCAAAAATTGGTTTAAAAATAAAAGGAGAAAATAATTACAAACAATATGAAGAAGTTTTAATTTCTCTTTCAAATAAAGAAATTAAATTACAAAAAATGAATGATAAATTCACTTTTAAAAAGGATTTAATGTTTAAAAAAGCTGAAAAATTGAAAAGTGTAGATATTGAAAAATACAATGAATTTGCAATAAAGTATAACAATTTTGTAAAGGGAGATAATTTTGAGTTAGTAGAAAATCAAATTAAACAATTAAATGTCAATTTAGAAGCGGAAGTTAAAAAATATAAAAATTTCACAGATGAAATTTTAAAAGAAATTTATGAAATTATTGATAATAAAGATATGAAGTTAGATAAACAATTAACAACATTTGTAAAAGACAAATATTATAATGCTTTAAATATTTTTGAAATTAATTATGAAATAAATGATGAAAAAACAATAGATTATAAAGTTCTTAAATTATTTTATAAAGAAATGAAAGTAGGTAAAATAAATGTTAAATAA
- a CDS encoding DUF2075 domain-containing protein: MIIYKKTKKEFIDDMDQRIVGDFLREEIKFLMNRTTSDSEYRSWENSLSIMRTILDKPEIDDEIGVAIEYNLPRSNKRIDMVLSGINQEKERLLIIELKQWEKCEKVVEQDMIVRTYVAKNLREVTHPSYQAYAYGKFLDDFSEVVYSSENIEVQTCAFLHNYDVVKYPDIIDKQYEEYLHDSPLFFKTDYGKLREYIKDFIPRGDRAELISKIDEGQIRPSKSIQNYMRTIIDGKSDFMLLDDQKEVLEKALALSRKTKKDGKKRVLIIPGGPGTGKTLIALQLLSKAIQNDGNAIYCSKSEAVRNAFKKLILDGSKDKKYTKVTVDNLFYGTSKFSYLIKNQYDMTIVDEAHRVINRHQYTPKDRGYNNQIREIICESKFSVFFIDEKQIVTTKDIGTIEEIQRQARLEGVEDDRITVFDPLVSQFRSSGADDYINFVDYLLYDGEKSNLSFRNTFDFKIFDDVQEMYDAIVEKSKQNSARVLAGYCWNWISKKDKELLDIEIGNFKKQWNLENDKYFMLNNESINQIGSVHQVQGLEIDYAGVIIGPDLYSDGTDIKTDWTKRAKSDKSLINIKTETDNSLPLDVLEMKKDKIIRNTYNVLLTRAMKGCYIYCVDKNLSNLIKSKIFE; the protein is encoded by the coding sequence ATGATAATTTATAAGAAAACAAAAAAAGAATTTATTGATGACATGGATCAAAGAATTGTGGGAGACTTTTTACGTGAAGAAATTAAATTTTTAATGAACAGAACAACTAGTGATAGTGAATATAGAAGTTGAGAGAATTCACTTTCAATTATGAGAACTATTTTAGACAAACCAGAAATTGATGATGAAATAGGAGTTGCTATAGAATACAATCTTCCAAGAAGTAATAAAAGAATTGATATGGTTTTATCAGGAATTAACCAAGAAAAAGAAAGACTTTTAATAATTGAATTAAAACAATGAGAAAAATGTGAAAAAGTAGTAGAGCAAGATATGATAGTTAGAACTTATGTTGCAAAAAATTTAAGAGAAGTTACACACCCTTCGTATCAAGCTTACGCTTATGGAAAGTTTTTAGATGACTTTTCAGAAGTTGTTTATTCTAGTGAAAATATTGAGGTTCAAACTTGTGCATTTTTACATAATTATGATGTAGTTAAGTATCCTGATATTATTGATAAACAATATGAAGAGTATTTACATGATTCTCCTCTATTTTTCAAAACAGATTATGGAAAATTAAGAGAATATATTAAAGATTTTATTCCTAGAGGAGACAGAGCAGAGTTGATATCTAAAATTGACGAAGGTCAAATTAGACCTTCAAAATCTATTCAAAATTATATGAGAACTATAATTGATGGAAAAAGTGATTTTATGTTGCTTGATGACCAAAAAGAAGTGTTAGAAAAAGCATTAGCCCTTTCAAGAAAAACTAAAAAAGATGGTAAAAAAAGAGTGTTGATTATCCCTGGTGGTCCTGGAACTGGAAAAACCTTGATTGCTCTACAATTATTGTCAAAAGCTATTCAAAATGATGGAAACGCCATTTATTGTTCAAAAAGTGAAGCGGTAAGAAATGCTTTTAAAAAGCTAATTTTAGATGGAAGTAAGGATAAAAAATATACAAAAGTTACAGTAGATAATTTATTTTATGGAACTTCAAAATTTTCATATCTTATTAAGAATCAATATGATATGACTATAGTTGATGAGGCACATAGAGTTATAAATAGACATCAATATACACCTAAGGACAGAGGATATAACAATCAAATCAGAGAGATTATTTGTGAGTCAAAATTTTCTGTATTTTTCATTGATGAAAAACAAATTGTTACAACAAAAGATATTGGAACAATTGAAGAAATTCAAAGACAAGCAAGACTTGAAGGTGTTGAAGATGATAGAATCACTGTTTTTGATCCATTAGTTTCCCAATTCAGATCAAGTGGGGCAGACGATTATATTAATTTTGTAGATTATTTACTTTATGATGGTGAAAAAAGTAATTTATCTTTTAGAAATACATTTGATTTTAAAATTTTTGATGATGTGCAAGAAATGTATGATGCAATTGTAGAAAAGTCAAAACAAAACTCTGCAAGAGTTTTAGCAGGTTATTGCTGAAATTGAATATCTAAAAAAGATAAAGAATTATTGGATATCGAAATTGGGAATTTCAAAAAACAATGAAATCTTGAGAATGATAAGTATTTTATGTTAAATAATGAATCTATAAATCAAATTGGTTCGGTTCATCAGGTTCAAGGTTTAGAGATAGATTATGCTGGAGTAATAATAGGTCCAGACCTTTATTCTGATGGAACTGATATAAAAACAGATTGAACAAAGAGGGCGAAAAGTGATAAATCTTTAATTAACATCAAAACAGAAACTGATAACAGTTTACCTCTGGATGTATTAGAAATGAAAAAAGACAAAATAATTAGAAATACCTACAACGTCTTGTTGACTAGAGCAATGAAGGGGTGCTATATATATTGTGTTGATAAAAATTTAAGTAATTTAATAAAAAGTAAAATATTTGAATAA
- the dcm gene encoding DNA (cytosine-5-)-methyltransferase codes for MKSIKVIELFAGVGGFRLGLEQYNKDLFDFVFTNQWEPGKKIQHAFDCYVNNFGSENAYNEDISKVKYDIPEDCDLLVGGFPCQDYSVAATNAKGIEGKKGVLWWEISWILEHKKPKMVLLENVDRLLKSPSNQRGRDFAIMLMNMHNLGYDVEWQVINAADYGMPQRRKRVFIFAKLRELSINENIERKEISLDVINVNSIFERDFPVIEKNIKKPNLFLEFVDTFQNELHVTSNYNLGKFFTKGFLINGYLYQYEVEVNKNLISSYKVLNDILLNDADIDKKYVLNASQLKKMKELKGAKKKERIKPNGEHYIYSEGKMSLNDEIYNPGRTMLTSESSLNRSTHIIKFKEGNRNRYRFITPVEAERLNCFPDNWTSSIESEKMRYFCMGNALVVDIITKLANQIETRIELFGNNKSIKVTKKADFNNKKNY; via the coding sequence ATGAAATCAATTAAAGTTATTGAATTATTTGCTGGAGTAGGTGGTTTTAGACTTGGTTTAGAACAATATAATAAAGATTTATTTGATTTTGTATTTACAAATCAATGAGAACCTGGAAAAAAAATACAACACGCCTTTGATTGCTATGTGAATAATTTTGGTTCAGAAAACGCTTATAATGAAGATATTTCTAAAGTTAAATATGATATCCCCGAAGATTGTGACCTTCTTGTAGGAGGTTTTCCATGTCAAGATTATTCTGTTGCAGCAACTAATGCAAAAGGTATCGAAGGAAAAAAAGGGGTTTTATGATGAGAAATTAGCTGAATTTTAGAACATAAAAAACCAAAAATGGTATTACTGGAAAATGTTGATAGATTATTAAAATCTCCTTCAAACCAAAGAGGAAGAGATTTTGCCATTATGCTTATGAATATGCATAATTTGGGTTATGATGTTGAATGACAGGTTATAAATGCGGCAGACTATGGTATGCCTCAGAGAAGAAAGAGAGTGTTCATTTTTGCAAAATTACGAGAATTATCTATTAATGAAAATATTGAAAGAAAAGAAATAAGTTTAGATGTTATTAATGTGAATTCGATATTTGAAAGAGATTTCCCAGTGATTGAAAAAAATATTAAAAAACCTAATTTATTTTTAGAATTTGTTGATACATTTCAAAATGAATTACATGTTACTTCTAATTATAATCTAGGTAAGTTTTTTACTAAGGGGTTTTTAATTAACGGTTATCTTTATCAATATGAAGTTGAAGTTAATAAGAATTTAATTAGTTCTTATAAGGTTTTAAATGATATATTGTTGAATGATGCTGATATTGATAAAAAATATGTTTTAAATGCAAGTCAACTTAAAAAAATGAAAGAATTAAAAGGTGCTAAGAAAAAAGAAAGAATAAAACCAAATGGTGAACATTATATTTATTCTGAAGGAAAAATGAGTTTGAATGATGAAATATATAATCCAGGAAGAACTATGCTTACTAGTGAATCATCATTAAATAGATCAACTCATATTATAAAATTTAAAGAAGGTAATCGTAATAGATACAGATTTATAACGCCAGTTGAAGCTGAAAGACTTAATTGTTTTCCTGATAATTGAACCTCATCAATAGAAAGTGAAAAGATGAGATATTTTTGTATGGGAAATGCTCTGGTCGTAGATATAATAACAAAACTTGCAAATCAAATTGAAACTAGAATTGAATTGTTTGGAAACAATAAGTCAATTAAAGTAACTAAAAAAGCTGATTTTAATAATAAAAAAAATTATTAA
- a CDS encoding MutH/Sau3AI family endonuclease produces the protein MIDQEYKNKIKLIYEKAKSAIGKKMVDIVGDEEKFITENKKNKGSIGLLIEKYLFDIPANTSKEADFLNYYGVDIELKVIPLKYIDNKRKLTPKERMSMSMINFDNIKNETFEMSSFYKKNKYMLIMTYIHDFEEERMNYVINSAQLYNMNEDMFFQNIKKDWEKIKEASQKNITHLITEKDYQWLSPARKGNSNDKSYIDLETGLETKRRVFSFKQQMLKRILETNSNDNFQNFLDSLDKQHFTQKLIDDQDIFDYLDGIKGTKLLQLSAAKNWHELAFKNFVRSNNKNMFDSIYKHPYLKISHKISDKDKIQEEINTNINLNPLDIINEVFDKSVLYNEVLIKKYIILIIDKNTHIFRDYITFYFNEDNMKKAELAFNIVKQNIFRMIENKEVVKKLSFNLKKSDNLAIHVRPHAKNNEITYKVKGKELDIVISQWWINKDIIY, from the coding sequence ATGATAGATCAAGAATATAAAAATAAAATCAAATTAATATACGAAAAAGCAAAATCAGCTATTGGTAAAAAAATGGTTGATATTGTTGGTGATGAAGAAAAATTCATTACAGAAAATAAGAAAAATAAAGGTTCAATAGGTTTGTTGATAGAAAAATATTTATTTGATATTCCAGCAAATACTTCAAAAGAAGCTGATTTTTTAAATTATTATGGCGTTGATATAGAATTAAAGGTTATTCCATTAAAATACATTGACAATAAACGAAAATTAACCCCAAAAGAGAGAATGTCAATGAGCATGATAAATTTTGATAATATAAAAAACGAAACTTTTGAAATGAGTAGTTTTTACAAGAAAAACAAATACATGTTAATAATGACATATATCCATGATTTTGAAGAGGAACGAATGAATTATGTAATCAATAGTGCTCAACTATATAATATGAATGAAGATATGTTTTTTCAAAACATAAAAAAAGATTGAGAAAAAATAAAAGAAGCGTCTCAAAAAAACATAACTCATTTAATAACAGAAAAAGATTACCAATGGTTAAGTCCTGCAAGAAAAGGAAATTCCAATGACAAGTCATATATAGATTTAGAGACAGGTTTAGAAACAAAAAGACGAGTTTTTAGTTTTAAACAACAAATGCTAAAGAGAATTTTGGAAACTAATTCTAATGATAACTTTCAAAATTTTTTAGATAGTTTGGATAAACAACATTTTACCCAAAAATTAATTGATGATCAAGACATCTTTGACTATTTAGATGGAATTAAAGGTACAAAATTATTGCAATTGAGCGCCGCTAAGAATTGACACGAATTAGCTTTCAAAAATTTTGTAAGGTCGAATAACAAAAACATGTTTGATTCAATTTATAAACACCCATATCTTAAGATTTCCCACAAAATTTCAGACAAAGACAAAATACAAGAAGAAATAAATACAAATATAAACCTTAATCCATTAGATATTATTAATGAAGTTTTTGATAAGAGTGTCTTATATAACGAGGTTCTTATCAAAAAATATATAATTTTAATCATAGATAAGAATACACATATTTTTAGAGATTATATTACGTTTTATTTTAATGAAGATAATATGAAAAAAGCAGAATTAGCTTTTAATATAGTTAAACAAAATATTTTTAGGATGATAGAAAATAAGGAAGTTGTAAAGAAACTTAGTTTTAACCTTAAAAAAAGTGATAATTTGGCAATACATGTAAGGCCTCATGCAAAAAATAATGAAATCACTTATAAGGTAAAAGGAAAAGAATTGGATATAGTTATTTCACAATGGTGAATAAATAAGGACATTATTTATTAA
- a CDS encoding TIR domain-containing protein gives MENKIHKVYISFKYTENKRYREALTELNDRIRIFEDWSVFEGDIPDKGLTDEQIRRTIRDEYIREATVLILLNGKKMYDSKFIDWELHAAMYDGEKNKKMGILVINLPEVKHEDCDLSHSGEIENIYLENGEFRTWSPVEKQYDIQRERHKNAPTRLVKNLIRDNVAINFVQWEELFKRGDSIAADRIVSLVDSAFKRRKQNDYDVSDKLMGRKV, from the coding sequence ATGGAAAATAAAATACATAAAGTATATATTAGTTTTAAATATACTGAAAACAAAAGATATAGGGAAGCGTTGACAGAATTAAATGATAGAATAAGAATTTTTGAAGATTGATCAGTTTTTGAGGGTGATATACCAGATAAAGGATTAACAGATGAACAAATTAGAAGAACCATAAGAGATGAATATATTAGAGAAGCAACTGTTTTAATTTTACTGAATGGTAAAAAAATGTATGATAGCAAATTTATAGATTGGGAACTACACGCAGCTATGTATGACGGTGAAAAAAATAAGAAAATGGGAATCTTAGTTATAAATTTGCCGGAGGTTAAGCATGAAGACTGTGATTTGAGTCATTCTGGTGAAATTGAGAATATTTATTTGGAAAATGGAGAATTTAGGACTTGGTCTCCTGTGGAAAAACAATATGATATTCAAAGAGAGAGGCACAAAAATGCGCCAACAAGACTTGTTAAAAATTTAATAAGAGATAATGTTGCAATAAATTTTGTTCAATGAGAAGAGTTATTTAAAAGAGGAGATTCTATAGCTGCCGATAGAATTGTTAGTTTGGTAGATTCGGCCTTTAAAAGGAGAAAACAAAATGATTATGATGTAAGCGACAAACTAATGGGTAGAAAAGTATAA
- a CDS encoding ribonuclease H-like domain-containing protein, with protein sequence MNNNNNNNKKYKKASKIYFEFQNIYWNYKKICNFFSKISSYEKIILLDIEAFWWEDSKKVQSSDDFRIPFLIGKQNIVLSDGVLKLGVYKSFSFYKNITKSNVMENEEKLKNDFFEDINFDEKCAYIYLGGRMEKNFLKNLNNKKNVWCKDLYEVLDDAKLEKTQLLKNRDILTFGRRKMNIDGKDVRIMAMNDILHNTSKHLENIIKYNEMELRNAANFIVSMHKKINQNFKKILVQFIDNNI encoded by the coding sequence ATGAATAATAATAATAATAATAATAAAAAATATAAAAAAGCATCTAAAATCTACTTTGAATTTCAAAATATTTATTGAAATTATAAAAAAATTTGCAATTTTTTCTCAAAAATATCAAGTTATGAAAAAATAATATTACTTGATATAGAAGCGTTTTGATGAGAGGATAGTAAAAAGGTTCAATCTAGTGATGATTTTAGAATTCCTTTCTTGATAGGCAAACAAAATATAGTATTATCTGATGGTGTTTTAAAACTTGGAGTTTATAAGAGCTTTTCATTTTATAAAAATATTACTAAAAGTAATGTGATGGAAAATGAAGAAAAACTGAAAAATGATTTTTTTGAAGATATCAATTTTGATGAAAAATGCGCTTATATTTATCTTGGGGGAAGAATGGAAAAGAATTTTTTAAAAAATTTAAATAATAAAAAAAATGTTTGGTGTAAAGATTTATATGAAGTTTTGGATGATGCAAAATTAGAAAAAACCCAATTATTAAAAAATAGAGATATTTTGACATTTGGTAGGCGAAAAATGAATATCGACGGAAAAGATGTAAGAATTATGGCTATGAATGATATTTTGCATAATACGTCTAAACATTTAGAAAATATTATTAAATATAATGAGATGGAACTAAGAAATGCTGCGAATTTTATTGTTTCAATGCACAAAAAAATTAACCAAAATTTCAAAAAAATCTTAGTGCAATTTATTGATAATAATATTTAA